The Kroppenstedtia pulmonis genome has a segment encoding these proteins:
- a CDS encoding AtpZ/AtpI family protein, which produces MKKNTDNPWRMIGLISSIGVELLVFIVAGAWLGRLLDDRFQTGPLWLGIGLIAGMLVGGISATLIIRSLMKE; this is translated from the coding sequence GTGAAGAAGAACACAGATAACCCATGGCGGATGATCGGTTTGATCAGTTCCATCGGCGTGGAGCTTTTGGTTTTCATCGTAGCTGGCGCATGGCTGGGCCGATTGTTGGATGACCGTTTTCAAACAGGCCCTTTGTGGTTGGGGATTGGCTTAATCGCCGGGATGCTGGTGGGAGGGATCAGTGCGACTCTGATCATCCGTAGTTTGATGAAGGAATAG
- a CDS encoding manganese efflux pump MntP family protein gives MELSLPQWGQIITLLMISVALGMDAFSLGIGVGMKGIVRRQVFLISGSVGVLHVVMPLLGYGMGRVLGFYLERIAVMVGGGLLCFLGLNMIYSAFRDSRSGGGINISSIWGIGLFSVSVSLDSLSAGLSLGFFDADGWLAVTLFGVMGTLMGAAGLLLGQHVGSRIGDYGEAVGGIILFFLGLRFLM, from the coding sequence GTGGAACTCTCTTTGCCTCAATGGGGCCAGATAATCACCTTATTGATGATATCTGTGGCATTGGGAATGGATGCATTCTCCCTGGGCATCGGTGTGGGAATGAAGGGGATTGTACGGCGGCAGGTGTTTTTAATCAGTGGTTCCGTCGGAGTGTTACATGTGGTGATGCCGCTTTTGGGATATGGGATGGGGCGTGTCCTCGGTTTTTATCTGGAACGGATTGCTGTTATGGTAGGCGGCGGACTTCTTTGTTTTCTGGGGCTTAATATGATATATTCCGCCTTCAGGGACAGCCGGTCAGGTGGAGGGATCAACATATCCAGTATATGGGGGATTGGTCTTTTTTCCGTCAGTGTCAGCTTGGACTCCTTATCCGCCGGTTTATCCCTGGGCTTTTTTGATGCAGATGGATGGTTGGCAGTCACCTTGTTCGGAGTGATGGGAACCTTGATGGGGGCGGCCGGCCTGTTACTGGGTCAGCATGTCGGCTCCCGAATCGGAGATTACGGGGAAGCGGTGGGAGGCATCATTTTGTTTTTTTTGGGCCTCCGCTTCTTGATGTGA
- a CDS encoding low molecular weight protein arginine phosphatase: MVKVLFVCTGNTCRSPMAEALLKKAAQEENLSIEVRSAGVAAGTGSAASQFAVNVLEDWEIDHSMHRSQPVSKELLHWADLVLTMTEGHRQWVVQQYPIHMEKIHTLGNWVKRRQRNEMLERLNKLSAELETRRALLRGARRNTESRKQMVEELNNLEKEKKSLEQGIFDIEGDVKDPFGGSLEDYRLCAAELAELIQEMVQEWKEEQGFGHGTRDDGE; this comes from the coding sequence ATGGTGAAAGTACTGTTTGTTTGTACAGGAAATACTTGCCGAAGCCCTATGGCAGAGGCTTTGCTGAAAAAAGCGGCCCAGGAGGAGAATCTATCCATTGAGGTCCGTTCAGCGGGTGTGGCCGCCGGCACAGGATCTGCCGCCTCTCAATTTGCCGTCAACGTGTTGGAAGACTGGGAGATTGATCACAGTATGCATCGTTCCCAACCGGTTTCCAAGGAATTGCTTCACTGGGCCGATCTGGTCCTGACCATGACAGAAGGGCATCGCCAATGGGTGGTTCAGCAATATCCGATACACATGGAAAAAATACATACCCTGGGGAACTGGGTGAAACGAAGACAGCGAAACGAAATGTTGGAGCGTCTGAATAAGCTGTCTGCAGAGCTGGAAACACGCAGAGCTTTGTTGAGAGGTGCCAGGAGGAATACAGAAAGCCGAAAACAGATGGTGGAAGAGCTGAACAATCTGGAAAAAGAAAAAAAATCCCTGGAACAGGGGATCTTCGATATAGAAGGGGATGTAAAAGATCCCTTTGGCGGCAGCTTGGAGGATTACCGTCTGTGTGCCGCGGAACTGGCGGAATTGATTCAGGAGATGGTACAGGAATGGAAAGAAGAGCAGGGCTTTGGGCATGGAACCAGGGATGATGGTGAATGA
- the atpB gene encoding F0F1 ATP synthase subunit A: MEVTPKFTLFGIEWLEFDLTIIIATTFAALVVFLFSVWATRKLSMRPAGMQNAMEMVVDFVRGINDIAYGPGKTAERYVAFSFTLFMFIFVANELGVLLMVTATANQPIPWLGLTEEVLQASHGISLFKSPTADLSVTLAMAIAIALYSNYVGIRSNFKGWLGHFFTPLGPIHLIEEFSKPLTHGMRLWANLFAGEVLITIMITMGSPLITGLPLLAWLGFSLFIGVIQAYIFTVLANVYIGQKATAH, translated from the coding sequence ATGGAAGTCACACCAAAGTTTACGCTGTTTGGGATTGAGTGGCTCGAATTTGACCTTACGATCATCATCGCCACAACGTTTGCCGCACTTGTCGTATTTCTCTTTTCTGTTTGGGCGACCCGCAAGTTGAGTATGCGCCCCGCCGGAATGCAAAATGCAATGGAAATGGTCGTGGACTTTGTGCGGGGTATCAACGATATCGCTTATGGTCCGGGAAAAACGGCAGAGCGATATGTGGCTTTTTCCTTTACCCTGTTCATGTTCATTTTTGTGGCCAACGAATTAGGTGTCTTGCTGATGGTTACGGCAACGGCTAACCAACCGATTCCTTGGCTGGGGTTGACAGAAGAAGTATTGCAGGCATCTCACGGGATTTCGCTGTTCAAGTCCCCGACAGCTGATTTGAGTGTTACCTTGGCAATGGCCATAGCGATTGCCCTGTATAGCAACTACGTGGGGATTCGCTCCAATTTCAAGGGATGGTTGGGACACTTCTTTACTCCCCTGGGCCCGATCCATTTGATTGAGGAGTTTTCCAAGCCCTTGACCCACGGGATGCGTCTGTGGGCCAACTTGTTTGCCGGGGAAGTGTTGATCACCATCATGATCACCATGGGCTCTCCTTTGATTACCGGGTTGCCATTGTTAGCCTGGCTTGGTTTCTCACTCTTTATCGGAGTGATCCAAGCTTATATCTTCACAGTTTTGGCCAATGTGTACATCGGTCAAAAGGCGACAGCCCACTGA
- a CDS encoding F0F1 ATP synthase subunit delta: protein MSQIIIAKRYAKALFEAAQEKGLLEQVEREWEQVVQVFDEHQELQKWFAYPKTSTEQKKEMVAKLFPDLSDLSRNLLELLTERRRESVIHQIGKEYRHLSLEARGIAEAEVITPSPLSDKEEKELIAVFQKRIGKTLQVTNRVDSDVLGGVIVRIGDRLYDGSLKNKLARFQKSLAASRIG, encoded by the coding sequence ATGAGCCAGATTATCATCGCGAAACGTTATGCAAAGGCTTTATTTGAGGCGGCTCAGGAGAAAGGCTTGCTGGAACAGGTGGAGCGGGAATGGGAGCAAGTGGTCCAGGTGTTCGACGAACATCAGGAGCTTCAGAAGTGGTTTGCCTATCCCAAAACGAGCACGGAACAGAAAAAGGAAATGGTGGCCAAACTGTTTCCCGATCTCTCTGATCTGTCTCGCAATCTGCTGGAACTGTTGACAGAGCGTCGCCGGGAATCCGTCATTCATCAGATTGGCAAGGAGTATCGGCACCTTTCCCTGGAGGCCAGGGGAATTGCTGAAGCGGAAGTGATTACACCTTCACCTTTATCGGATAAAGAGGAGAAGGAATTGATTGCTGTCTTTCAAAAGAGAATCGGTAAAACACTGCAGGTAACGAACCGGGTGGATTCAGATGTGTTAGGCGGAGTCATCGTCAGAATCGGGGATCGACTCTATGACGGCAGCCTGAAAAACAAACTGGCCCGGTTTCAAAAGAGCCTGGCTGCGTCCCGGATCGGATAG
- the glyA gene encoding serine hydroxymethyltransferase, giving the protein MLEHLKNEDPEIASAVSKELHRQREKIELIASENFVSRGVLEALGTVLTNKYAEGYPDKRYYGGCEYVDIVEDLARERAKQLFGAEHVNVQPHSGAQANMAVYFSVLEPGDTVLGMNLAHGGHLTHGSPVNFSGKMYNFQAYGVNEGDHRIDYEEVRKLALKHRPKLLVAGASAYPRRIDFARLKEIADEAGCLFMVDMAHIAGLVATGHHPNPVPHADFVTTTTHKTLRGPRGGMILCKEKYAKQVDKSIFPGIQGGPLMHVIAAKAVSFKEALSDAFKAYSGQVVENAAQLAQSLSEHGFNLVSGGTDNHLILIDVRNMGLTGKQGEFLLDEAGITTNKNAIPFDPESPFVTSGLRIGTAAVTSREMDREAMKRIADIMALVLKNPENEQIQEQARQKVAELTRRYPLYADMQE; this is encoded by the coding sequence ATGTTGGAACACTTAAAGAATGAAGATCCGGAAATAGCTTCCGCTGTCAGCAAAGAGTTACACCGGCAACGGGAAAAAATCGAACTGATTGCCTCAGAAAACTTTGTCAGTCGGGGAGTGCTGGAAGCTCTGGGAACCGTGCTTACCAATAAGTATGCAGAAGGTTATCCCGACAAACGGTATTACGGCGGCTGTGAATATGTGGATATCGTGGAGGATCTGGCACGGGAGCGGGCCAAGCAACTGTTCGGGGCAGAACATGTCAATGTACAGCCACACTCCGGGGCACAGGCAAATATGGCTGTTTACTTTTCTGTTTTGGAGCCGGGAGATACCGTGTTGGGAATGAATTTGGCCCATGGCGGTCACCTGACTCATGGAAGTCCTGTCAACTTTTCCGGTAAGATGTACAATTTTCAGGCTTACGGTGTAAACGAAGGGGATCATCGCATCGATTATGAAGAAGTACGCAAACTGGCCTTAAAACACCGTCCCAAACTGTTAGTGGCGGGAGCCAGTGCTTATCCCCGAAGGATTGACTTTGCCCGGTTAAAAGAAATAGCGGATGAAGCAGGATGTTTATTTATGGTGGACATGGCCCATATCGCCGGGTTGGTGGCAACGGGTCATCATCCCAATCCGGTACCCCATGCGGATTTTGTAACCACAACCACCCATAAAACCTTGCGTGGTCCCCGGGGTGGCATGATCCTGTGTAAAGAGAAGTATGCCAAACAGGTGGACAAGTCCATTTTTCCGGGAATTCAGGGAGGCCCCCTCATGCACGTGATTGCTGCTAAAGCGGTCTCCTTTAAAGAAGCTCTGAGTGATGCATTTAAGGCATACTCCGGACAGGTGGTGGAAAATGCCGCACAGCTGGCCCAATCTCTGTCTGAGCATGGATTTAACCTTGTGTCCGGCGGGACGGACAATCATCTGATTCTGATTGATGTTCGCAACATGGGTTTAACCGGTAAGCAAGGGGAGTTTTTATTGGATGAGGCGGGGATCACCACCAATAAAAATGCAATTCCCTTTGATCCGGAAAGTCCCTTTGTCACAAGCGGTCTGCGGATTGGGACGGCGGCAGTGACGTCTCGGGAAATGGACCGAGAGGCAATGAAAAGGATCGCTGATATTATGGCTCTGGTATTGAAAAACCCGGAAAATGAGCAGATACAGGAACAAGCCCGGCAAAAAGTGGCGGAGCTGACCCGTCGATACCCATTATATGCAGATATGCAGGAGTAA
- a CDS encoding ZIP family metal transporter, translating to MTEAIWFSTLSGVSTFLGAAVVMMFRRLSRTFIAFSLGLSAVVMVLVAFFDLLPTAFQTGGSWAHLCFGFAGGLLLMIMVHRVFSFDHGGEKEGQTDDSLQRLGLFLTIAIIAHNTPEGAAIGIGFGTERELGIMLSLAMVIHNIPEGIGLAAPMLASGRSPRSVAAITLLSGSALPLGTWLGMRYLLHSPDVVAAGLLFAATTMVWVVIQEMFPHAFQMHWRAAWSGIGAGILLILLIHGI from the coding sequence ATGACAGAGGCGATCTGGTTTAGTACCCTGTCCGGTGTTTCCACTTTTTTGGGAGCGGCTGTGGTGATGATGTTTCGGAGGCTTTCCCGGACTTTCATCGCATTTTCCCTGGGGCTGTCTGCTGTAGTGATGGTACTGGTGGCTTTCTTCGATCTGCTCCCCACGGCTTTTCAAACCGGAGGTTCCTGGGCGCATCTCTGCTTCGGGTTTGCCGGTGGGTTGTTGTTGATGATCATGGTTCACCGAGTGTTTTCATTCGATCATGGAGGGGAAAAGGAAGGGCAGACAGACGACTCCCTCCAGCGCCTGGGTCTCTTTTTGACGATTGCCATTATCGCTCATAACACACCGGAGGGAGCGGCGATCGGTATCGGGTTTGGCACGGAACGGGAGCTGGGCATCATGTTGTCCTTGGCCATGGTGATCCACAATATTCCCGAGGGGATTGGATTGGCTGCACCTATGCTGGCTTCAGGACGTTCTCCCCGATCCGTGGCAGCTATTACGCTGCTGTCCGGGAGTGCCCTTCCATTGGGGACTTGGTTGGGGATGCGTTATCTGCTCCACTCTCCGGATGTTGTAGCGGCGGGGCTTCTGTTTGCTGCGACGACGATGGTCTGGGTAGTGATACAGGAAATGTTTCCCCATGCTTTTCAAATGCATTGGAGAGCCGCCTGGTCAGGGATAGGAGCAGGTATTCTGCTTATCCTGTTGATTCACGGCATTTAA
- a CDS encoding TIGR01440 family protein → MVSVDSRKIREQVEQITTSLLEEMPLSKSHLLVMGVSTSEVAGRRIGTSGNNEVAVAIWEGARAIRQRYGYHLAFQCCEHLNRALVMNRETMERFGYEEVHAVPVPDAGGSMASHAFRNLEDGVLVESVAADAGIDIGDTLIGMHLKSVAVPVRASVKQVGAAHVTMAKTRPKLIGGARAVYELKPTCHG, encoded by the coding sequence ATGGTTTCCGTGGACAGTCGAAAAATTAGGGAGCAAGTGGAACAAATCACGACAAGCTTGTTGGAGGAAATGCCCTTATCCAAATCCCACCTTTTGGTCATGGGGGTATCCACCAGTGAAGTGGCTGGCAGGCGGATCGGCACTTCCGGAAACAATGAGGTGGCTGTCGCAATCTGGGAAGGTGCCCGGGCTATTCGTCAGCGGTATGGCTATCATTTGGCTTTTCAGTGTTGTGAACACCTGAACCGGGCTTTGGTGATGAACCGAGAAACAATGGAGCGATTCGGGTACGAAGAGGTCCATGCTGTACCGGTTCCCGATGCCGGGGGGTCCATGGCTTCCCATGCATTTCGGAACTTGGAGGATGGAGTGTTGGTGGAAAGTGTCGCTGCCGATGCGGGAATCGATATTGGCGATACACTGATCGGGATGCACTTGAAGTCGGTGGCGGTGCCGGTACGTGCTTCCGTCAAACAAGTTGGCGCAGCTCATGTGACGATGGCCAAGACCCGGCCCAAGCTGATTGGCGGAGCCAGGGCGGTCTATGAACTGAAACCCACTTGTCATGGATAA
- the atpE gene encoding F0F1 ATP synthase subunit C encodes MSLLAAAIMIGLAAFSAAIANSLLFTKYIEGITRQPEVRSTLFGQTMILFGLIEALPIISVGIGILLAFGIIGG; translated from the coding sequence ATGAGCTTACTCGCAGCTGCTATCATGATCGGATTGGCCGCTTTCAGTGCCGCCATCGCCAACAGTCTTTTGTTCACGAAGTACATCGAAGGGATTACCCGTCAGCCGGAAGTGCGAAGCACTCTGTTTGGTCAAACCATGATCCTGTTTGGTCTGATCGAGGCCCTGCCGATTATCAGTGTCGGGATCGGGATCCTGTTGGCCTTTGGCATTATTGGAGGTTAA
- a CDS encoding ATP synthase subunit I has protein sequence MLFPAGEGGCQLEQRSYHKPLNIRRHRITILMSIILAAFAVLWIVTPAKSIMAGLLLGGAVSFYNILHIARKLQIAGDRAITGSGKRAGVGMTNRFLMPFLPIILAIRYPEWINILSIFLGLPIGYLVAVVVEFKCLKEEDKINRLSSGKG, from the coding sequence ATATTATTCCCTGCCGGCGAGGGAGGGTGTCAACTGGAACAACGGTCTTATCACAAGCCCCTGAACATCAGGCGACATCGTATTACGATCCTGATGTCCATCATTCTTGCGGCATTCGCCGTCCTCTGGATCGTGACCCCTGCCAAGTCTATTATGGCTGGTTTGTTATTGGGGGGAGCGGTTAGCTTTTACAATATCCTTCACATCGCACGCAAGCTTCAAATTGCGGGAGATCGCGCCATAACCGGGTCCGGAAAGCGTGCTGGAGTGGGTATGACCAACCGTTTTTTAATGCCTTTTTTACCCATCATTCTCGCAATACGGTATCCGGAATGGATCAATATCCTCAGTATCTTTTTGGGTCTGCCCATCGGTTATTTGGTTGCGGTTGTGGTAGAATTCAAGTGTCTGAAAGAAGAAGACAAGATCAACCGACTTTCGAGTGGAAAGGGGTGA
- a CDS encoding L-threonylcarbamoyladenylate synthase yields the protein MDTPSLLHHPGIQRAAAMLKKGKVVAFPTETVYGLGGDATSEKAVDSIFEAKGRPSDNPLIVHIADTDQMKSLVREVPPIGKKLMNRFWPGPLTLILPQGDRVVPRVTAGLDTVGIRMPDHPVALALLKLAGVPVAAPSANLSGKPSPTKATHVWHDLAGRIDALIDGGATGVGVESTVLDISGEIPVLLRPGGITRTMLEEVLGPIQADQNMEQPVISPRSPGMKYRHYAPAGKMWLVIGEGMELKKKVQELADQGEKEGHQVAIMTTEEHRDFYRARWVLACGKYRQPETVAQGLYECLRQFDQLGADWIVAEGFPPVGLFHSVMNRLIKAAEGRVVHS from the coding sequence ATGGATACCCCGTCACTTCTTCATCATCCGGGTATTCAACGTGCTGCCGCCATGCTTAAAAAGGGGAAAGTAGTGGCTTTCCCGACTGAGACGGTGTATGGGTTGGGGGGAGATGCCACATCTGAAAAAGCGGTGGACTCCATTTTTGAGGCAAAAGGCCGACCTTCTGATAATCCTCTCATTGTACATATTGCCGATACCGATCAGATGAAGAGCCTGGTTCGGGAAGTTCCTCCGATTGGTAAAAAGTTAATGAATCGCTTTTGGCCGGGGCCGCTCACCCTGATTCTCCCCCAGGGAGACAGAGTGGTTCCCCGTGTTACAGCAGGTCTGGATACAGTGGGTATACGTATGCCGGATCATCCGGTGGCATTGGCTTTGTTAAAGTTGGCCGGTGTCCCGGTTGCCGCACCCAGTGCCAATCTTTCCGGAAAACCAAGTCCAACAAAGGCCACGCATGTTTGGCATGATTTGGCCGGACGAATCGATGCTTTAATCGATGGAGGTGCTACCGGGGTAGGGGTAGAGTCCACGGTTTTGGACATTTCCGGTGAGATTCCTGTCCTACTTCGCCCTGGCGGAATTACCCGGACCATGTTGGAAGAAGTTCTGGGACCGATCCAGGCAGATCAAAACATGGAACAACCCGTGATCTCTCCACGCTCTCCAGGCATGAAGTATCGACACTATGCCCCTGCCGGGAAGATGTGGCTCGTAATCGGGGAAGGAATGGAATTAAAGAAGAAAGTGCAGGAGCTGGCTGATCAAGGAGAAAAAGAGGGTCACCAGGTGGCTATCATGACCACAGAGGAGCACAGGGACTTCTATCGGGCCAGATGGGTACTCGCCTGCGGGAAGTACCGTCAACCGGAAACCGTCGCCCAGGGCTTATATGAGTGTCTGCGACAGTTTGATCAGTTGGGTGCGGACTGGATCGTAGCGGAGGGATTTCCTCCTGTCGGTCTGTTTCATTCTGTTATGAATCGATTAATCAAAGCTGCGGAAGGAAGAGTGGTTCACTCCTGA
- the rpiB gene encoding ribose 5-phosphate isomerase B — protein sequence MRVIIGSDHGGFQLKEAMINVLKDMEIPFEDVGCDCQDSVDYPDYALPVARRVADGEFERGILICGTGLGMSMAANKVKGIRCAVVSDEFSAQMSREHNNANVLALGERVVGPGLAEKILRTWLTTEFAGGRHQRRVDKIGTLEDE from the coding sequence ATGCGCGTAATAATTGGATCGGATCATGGGGGCTTTCAGTTAAAAGAAGCAATGATCAATGTATTAAAAGATATGGAGATTCCCTTTGAGGACGTCGGCTGTGACTGCCAGGATTCCGTGGATTATCCGGATTATGCCCTGCCGGTGGCCCGTAGAGTGGCGGATGGGGAATTTGAACGGGGGATCCTGATCTGTGGAACCGGTTTGGGTATGTCCATGGCTGCCAACAAAGTAAAGGGAATCCGCTGTGCTGTAGTAAGTGATGAGTTTTCCGCACAGATGAGCCGTGAACATAATAATGCCAATGTATTGGCACTGGGGGAGCGGGTCGTGGGTCCCGGTCTGGCGGAAAAAATCCTCCGGACCTGGTTGACGACGGAATTTGCAGGGGGGCGTCATCAACGCCGGGTAGACAAAATTGGTACCTTGGAGGATGAATAA
- the atpF gene encoding F0F1 ATP synthase subunit B, whose product MKLTIGTMLFQIVAVIILIGLVSRFAIRPLMKVMQERQDHIDSQINTAEENRAEAEKLAAEQRETLKQAREEAKEIVERAKSQKEKEAQAIIQEAQERAERMIKEASAEIAQQKEKAVKELRDEVGRLSVELASKVMEKEVDAQEQSKLINRYLEQTGEIQ is encoded by the coding sequence TTGAAACTGACGATCGGCACGATGTTATTTCAGATTGTTGCTGTCATTATTCTAATCGGACTGGTTTCCCGCTTTGCCATTCGTCCCTTGATGAAGGTGATGCAAGAACGCCAGGACCATATCGATAGTCAGATCAATACCGCAGAAGAAAATCGTGCGGAAGCGGAAAAACTGGCCGCCGAGCAACGTGAAACCTTGAAACAGGCCCGGGAAGAAGCCAAGGAAATCGTGGAACGGGCCAAGTCGCAAAAAGAAAAGGAAGCCCAGGCGATCATCCAGGAGGCACAGGAACGTGCAGAGAGAATGATCAAAGAGGCTTCCGCCGAGATCGCCCAGCAGAAGGAGAAAGCCGTTAAGGAACTTCGGGATGAAGTGGGCCGACTCTCCGTTGAGCTGGCTTCCAAAGTGATGGAAAAAGAAGTGGATGCCCAGGAACAGTCGAAGTTAATCAACCGCTATCTGGAGCAGACAGGTGAAATCCAATGA
- the upp gene encoding uracil phosphoribosyltransferase gives MGNVYVFDHPLIQHKLTYIRDKHTGTKEFRELVDEVSTLMAYEITRDMPLTEVMIETPVQPAQCKVLSGKKLGLVPILRAGIGMVEGILRLIPTAKVGHIGLYRDPETLEPVQYYAKMPSDIGERELIVIDPMLATGGSASEAIRRIKEMGARNIKLMCLIAAPEGVERVQRDHDDVDIYVAAIDEKLDEKSYIVPGLGDAGDRLFGTK, from the coding sequence ATGGGAAATGTGTACGTTTTTGATCATCCGTTGATTCAACACAAACTGACATATATCCGGGACAAGCATACCGGAACGAAGGAGTTTCGTGAATTGGTGGATGAAGTTTCCACTCTGATGGCATACGAGATCACCCGGGATATGCCTCTGACGGAAGTGATGATTGAAACTCCGGTGCAGCCGGCCCAGTGTAAAGTGCTCTCCGGAAAGAAATTGGGTCTTGTCCCCATCCTCCGGGCAGGGATCGGGATGGTGGAAGGAATCCTTCGACTCATTCCCACAGCCAAAGTGGGGCATATCGGTTTATACCGGGACCCGGAAACCCTGGAGCCTGTACAATACTATGCCAAAATGCCCTCTGATATCGGGGAACGGGAATTGATTGTGATCGATCCGATGCTGGCAACAGGAGGATCTGCTTCCGAAGCGATTCGCCGCATAAAGGAGATGGGTGCCCGGAACATCAAACTGATGTGCTTGATTGCAGCTCCGGAAGGAGTGGAACGGGTACAAAGAGATCATGATGATGTGGATATTTATGTGGCTGCCATTGACGAAAAGCTGGATGAAAAGAGTTATATCGTCCCTGGATTGGGGGATGCCGGGGACCGACTCTTTGGTACCAAATAG
- a CDS encoding RtcB family protein, protein MNTKHHGNHHREVELQHGKLHVFANDEVYSQLGEKVYEMADNNLRIPRNVHMSYTPDAHVGIGTCIGTTAVWEMKDGFVSPSIVGSDIGCGMRVHLTGLSHDDIRSKAVRRSMIQAVEKFVPVHERSTSQYKDIQLEDVVRKGLRGLPLRYVPQDTGKNRFLTHVEHDRFQLDARYLDQIPEKMWKRAWGQLGTLGGGNHFIEFQRVEIRESQRDVAEAWGLFDGQIIVMIHSGSRAWGAMMGARYVKDFKQAMNMWGVGTPDPNLVYAPIQSDVGQQYINLMYSALNFAVTNRHMIAYGVREGLKRVFGEDFEMPVLYDLMHNYALQETHRKRGMLVHRKGTTRALPAGHHMNAIPYKKTGHPALIPGSMGTASYIMVGEKGGEKNFYSICHGAGRVRSRRATKELISVDAFSQSMKVGTENEILVNHRMLHTILDECPQAYKDVDQIIDSVEGAGLASVVAACKPLAVIKGV, encoded by the coding sequence ATGAACACGAAACACCATGGAAATCACCACAGGGAAGTGGAGTTGCAACACGGTAAACTTCATGTTTTCGCCAATGATGAAGTATACTCCCAGTTGGGAGAAAAAGTTTATGAAATGGCGGACAATAACTTACGGATTCCCCGGAACGTTCATATGAGCTACACACCGGACGCTCATGTGGGAATTGGCACCTGTATTGGAACGACGGCAGTGTGGGAAATGAAAGATGGCTTTGTTTCCCCTTCGATTGTGGGTTCTGATATTGGATGCGGCATGAGGGTGCATTTGACAGGTCTTTCCCATGATGACATTAGATCCAAAGCGGTACGCCGCTCAATGATACAAGCTGTGGAGAAGTTTGTGCCAGTACATGAGCGTTCCACATCTCAGTATAAGGATATTCAACTGGAAGATGTTGTTCGCAAGGGTTTAAGGGGGCTGCCTCTTCGTTATGTACCGCAGGATACCGGAAAAAACCGTTTTTTGACCCATGTGGAGCATGACCGATTTCAACTGGATGCCCGTTACCTGGATCAAATTCCGGAAAAGATGTGGAAACGGGCCTGGGGACAGTTGGGGACGTTGGGGGGAGGCAATCACTTTATCGAGTTTCAACGAGTGGAGATCCGGGAGTCTCAACGGGATGTGGCTGAAGCCTGGGGCTTGTTTGATGGTCAGATTATTGTGATGATTCATTCCGGGTCCCGGGCTTGGGGGGCGATGATGGGAGCCCGTTATGTGAAGGATTTCAAACAGGCTATGAACATGTGGGGAGTAGGCACACCGGATCCCAATTTAGTGTATGCACCGATTCAATCCGATGTGGGTCAGCAATATATTAATCTGATGTACTCCGCACTGAACTTTGCAGTAACCAATCGTCACATGATTGCCTATGGCGTTCGGGAAGGGTTGAAAAGGGTTTTTGGCGAGGACTTTGAAATGCCGGTCCTTTATGATCTGATGCATAACTACGCATTACAGGAAACCCATCGAAAGCGCGGAATGCTGGTCCATCGAAAAGGAACCACCCGTGCGTTGCCGGCGGGTCATCATATGAATGCCATTCCGTATAAAAAGACGGGCCATCCGGCATTAATCCCCGGTTCCATGGGAACGGCATCGTATATCATGGTAGGGGAAAAGGGAGGAGAGAAAAACTTCTACTCCATCTGCCACGGTGCCGGTCGGGTGCGCTCCCGCCGGGCGACGAAAGAACTGATTTCCGTGGATGCTTTTTCCCAGTCCATGAAAGTGGGAACAGAGAATGAAATTCTTGTCAATCACCGGATGCTTCACACCATCCTGGATGAATGTCCCCAGGCCTATAAAGATGTAGACCAAATTATAGATTCCGTGGAAGGGGCCGGGTTGGCTTCTGTTGTAGCCGCTTGTAAACCCTTGGCGGTTATCAAGGGTGTGTGA